The following is a genomic window from Mus musculus strain NOD/MrkTac chromosome 17 genomic contig, GRCm38.p6 alternate locus group NOD/MrkTac MMCHR17_NOD_IDD1.
TTTGGTACCATGCAGGCTCTGGGAAGCAAAGGGAagtgaagggaggggagggcaggagaggggaagagaaggtgaAGACCATTCATCTCTCAGCCCTGAGCGGCTCAGGGTCTGCAGAAGGCTCCAGCTTTCCCTGACCCCAGCTCTGCACCCTCACCCTCCTTACCCCATCTCAGGGTGAGGGGCTCAGGCAGCCCCTCATGGTCCACATGGCACGTGTAACTCTGCACCTTTCCAAGCGGCACCACCACAGCTGCCCACTTCTGGAAGGTTCCATCCCCTGCAGGCCTGGTCTCCACAAACTCCATGTCTTGGGTCAGCTCCTCCCCATCCTTCTGCCAGGTCAGGGTGATGTCAGCAGGGTAGAAACCCAGGGCCCAGCACCTCAGGGTGACATCACCTTCAGGTCTGGGGTGACGGGTCACATGTGCCTTTGGGGGGTCTGGGGGAGAGAGTTGAAAAGAAAAGGCATCTTGCTTTCTTCTGGGGACTCAGCAGTGTTCATGTGACCATCCTGGGGTGGACAGGAGAACTGGGGTGGGATTAGGGTGTCCATCATCTAGACACCAGCTAGAGCACCTGCACCTGGGAGGATCTGTTCTTAGAGATGCCTTAGGATGTGAGCAGGACAACATGGACAGGAGGCTCCAGGTCTCTGCAGATCGTGGGAAGGGCTTCTGGTCCTGAGCTGGGTGAGGGCCAAGAGACTGAGAAAAGCTGGAGTCTGactccagagacactgaagtcTGGGGCACAGAACAAGTTCTGAGAAATAGCTCCCAATGAGTCCAGGGCCATTGCTGAAGTCAAGAATTTGTTCATCAGTTACTAAAAGTTTGGTCTCCAGTTGGAGAAAATGAATTTCTTGCTAGTAAGAGAGGGGCTGTCTTGTGAAGAAGTCATTGTTTTGTCACAGATCTGGAACACAAGAGCCTCTTGCCTCTCTGGACTTGGGGAGGAGTGAGAAAAGTCCTTCTCATtcacctgtctccctctccttctttgcAAATGCTAAGGATCTAAACCAGAACTCGTGCTTGCTGGGGAATACTCAATTGTGAGCTGTACTCCAAGTCCTCTCTTCCCACCCAGCACCTCCAGCTCTCCAAACTCCCAGCAAGTAAGCTAAAGGAAACAGACATGGTTTGGCTCCCCTGGGCACCTGAACGCAGCagcctctctttccctttttccagGTATTTCTGCAGCAGGTCTGAGCAGTGGCCCTCCAGGTGCTGAGAGATCTGAGGTACAGTGCTGTTTCCCACTGTACAGGAACTTGGGTTTTCGCTCAGGGTGGGGAGATCCTCGCTATCATAGGCGAGCTGGTTGTACCAGAGACACAGGTGCCGATCTGGCTCCACATCGCAGCCTTGCAGCCACTGTAGTGTGTGAGAGTCTAGGAAGGACATAGTTGGTGGTCAGCCCTGTTGCAGCAACACCAGTAGAACACAGACCAAGTCCAAGTTAATCCCTGAAGACTCTTGGCTTTTGAGGAACTGGGCATGTGTTGGGTGAAACTCCGGTCTAGTGAATATGGACAACCCTGGTACATCCTTGGGATGGGTTCGGATCACTCACCGTCCATGCTCTTGTTGTAAAAATGAACCAGGGTCATCAGATTCCTTTCAGACAGCTGTCCTTGAATTGTGACTATACGAGTCTGCTGCTCCCAGTCATCTgcttcctcctgctccagccAGGGTGCCATCCTTGGAGTCTCCTCCTTGCTGCTGAAGCGCAGGACCTGCATGTCGTCCACATAGCCGACGATTATGAACCAGGGCTCCCCAAGGCCAGGCCGGGACACAGCGGTGTAGAAATACCTAAGCGAGTGTGAACCTGGGAGGAGGAGCGCGATGAGACCCCGACCTCCTCCTCCTCGATCCCGGATCTCGATCTGGAGCGGGTGTCCGGGCCAGGAGGGGAGCAGGGCGCCAGGCTCGGGACAGCTGAAAAAGGGGGGCTGGAGGATCTTGCTGGGTGGTGCAGAGactgggtggtgctatccctagcCTTCCCAGTAGAGACAGTTTCCCTCCCCGGTCTCACTCACCCAAAGGGATCCAGGATGATCTGGCATCCAGCTGCAGGAGAAGGGCGCAGACCACAGCGGCCCTGAGGACCCAGGACATCTGGGACTGGGCAGATCTTGGACAGCTTTATAAACTAGAGCGACAGTGATTGTATTATCTCAGAACCCAGCTTCAAGTTACAATCGCGAGTGAttggaaaacaccagacaatctgaattttaaaagtaaCCAAATGACACTACCTCTGGTCGCAGAATCGATTGTCCCAAACTGATCATCTGTTTTATGTTGGAAATTCTTCCAGTGGCAGAAGCCGCCACTGGGTCTGACAATTCTGCAGGCCTACATCCTACACCTTCTTGCTCTCAACCCTGCCTGGGGAGAGGAGGGTCACAGAGAGAGCAGGGCGGTAAAAGGCGTTCCTTTCTCCCACGACATGACTTCCTTTCTTGCCTTTTCATCTTAGCCCAGCG
Proteins encoded in this region:
- the H2-T22 gene encoding histocompatibility 2, T region locus 22 isoform 1 precursor (isoform 1 precursor is encoded by transcript variant 4; The RefSeq protein has 19 substitutions, 3 non-frameshifting indels compared to this genomic sequence), encoding MSWVLRAAVVCALLLQLDARPSWTRIPLGSHSLRYFYTAVSRPGLGEPWFIIVGYVDDMQVLRFSSKEETPRMAPWLEQEEADNWEQQTRIVTIQGQLSERNLMTLVHFYNKSMDDSHTLQWLQGCDVEPDRHLCLWYNQLAYDSEDLPTLNENPSSCTVGNSTVPHISQDLKSHCSDLLQKYLEKGKERLLRSDPPKAHVTRHPRPEGDVTLRCWALGFYPADITLTWQLNGEELTQDMELVETRPAGDGTFQKWAAVVVPLGKEQSYTCHVYHEGLPEPLILRWEPAWYQKPWIWIVAMVFILFIICLCVVCICMKKNAGGRGRRDTQEAGRDSPQDSSKTVVDDEEMGVCFWKIKSCKTCLGHSPGTSVGESLLSP
- the H2-T22 gene encoding histocompatibility 2, T region locus 22 isoform 2 precursor (isoform 2 precursor is encoded by transcript variant 2; The RefSeq protein has 15 substitutions, 1 non-frameshifting indel compared to this genomic sequence) → MSWVLRAAVVCALLLQLDARPSWTRIPLGSHSLRYFYTAVSRPGLGEPWFIIVGYVDDMQVLRFSSKEETPRMAPWLEQEEADNWEQQTRIVTIQGQLSERNLMTLVHFYNKSMDDSHTLQWLQGCDVEPDRHLCLWYNQLAYDSEDLPTLNENPSSCTVGNSTVPHISQDLKSHCSDLLQKYLEKGKERLLRSDPPKAHVTRHPRPEGDVTLRCWALGFYPADITLTWQLNGEELTQDMELVETRPAGDGTFQKWAAVVVPLGKEQSYTCHVYHEGLPEPLILRWGGRGRRDTQEAGRDSPQDSSKTVVDDEEMGVCFWKIKSCKTCLGHSPGTSVGESLLSP
- the H2-T22 gene encoding histocompatibility 2, T region locus 22 isoform 3 (isoform 3 is encoded by transcript variant 3; The RefSeq protein has 18 substitutions, 2 non-frameshifting indels compared to this genomic sequence) — translated: MQVLRFSSKEETPRMAPWLEQEEADNWEQQTRIVTIQGQLSERNLMTLVHFYNKSMDDSHTLQWLQGCDVEPDRHLCLWYNQLAYDSEDLPTLNENPSSCTVGNSTVPHISQDLKSHCSDLLQKYLEKGKERLLRSDPPKAHVTRHPRPEGDVTLRCWALGFYPADITLTWQLNGEELTQDMELVETRPAGDGTFQKWAAVVVPLGKEQSYTCHVYHEGLPEPLILRWEPAWYQKPWIWIVAMVFILFIICLCVVCICMKKNAGGRGRRDTQEAGRDSPQDSSKTVVDDEEMGVCFWKIKSCKTCLGHSPGTSVGESLLSP